A stretch of Portunus trituberculatus isolate SZX2019 chromosome 48, ASM1759143v1, whole genome shotgun sequence DNA encodes these proteins:
- the LOC123498794 gene encoding uncharacterized protein LOC123498794 has protein sequence MTPLHLLLCVAAVLPLTTTGDEDSEKDWYTTWPWYTSTPYPNTRTPSTNECDMPFLRVGDRCVLVVPFVTGTWEESRYYCHTQNSELVQTDNINFFYNLLNYLRDEGLEQHSYWLGARDIDVEGEFRWTIGDGLVPMGSPFWAIKYSSSTYYDIEPLGTTTSNCIRMDHVRHLYLDDEDCDHEYSFMCEKKLRV, from the exons ATGACGCCACTCCACCTTCTCCTGTGCGTGGCGGCTGTGCTG cctctcaccaccactggagATGAAGACAGTGAGAAGGATTGGTACACCACCTGGCCATGGTACACATCCACCCCCTATCCTAATACTAGAACACCATCAACCAATGAATGCGACATGCCCTTCCTGCGTGTGGGGGATCGGTGCGTGTTGGTGGTTCCCTTCGTGACTGGGACGTGGGAGGAGTCGAGGTACTATTGCCACACACAGAACTCAGAGCTCGTGCAGACAGACAACATTAATTTCTTCTACAATCTGCTTAACTACCTCAGAGATGAAG GGCTGGAGCAACATAGCTACTGGCTGGGCGCGAGGGACATAGATGTAGAAGGAGAATTTCGCTGGACTATCGGAGACGGCTTGGTACCAATGGGCTCTCCTTTCTGGGCCATCAAATACTCCTCCAGTACCTACTACGACATT GAGCCGCTTGGGACCACCACCTCCAATTGTATCCGTATGGACCACGTGCGCCACTTGTATCTAGATGACGAAGACTGTGACCACGAGTACTCCTTCATGTGCGAGAAGAAGCTGAgggtgtga